One segment of Hemitrygon akajei chromosome 15, sHemAka1.3, whole genome shotgun sequence DNA contains the following:
- the LOC140739487 gene encoding transmembrane emp24 domain-containing protein 9-like: MAVGGWLHCLLLFLFTATLCSGLYFHIGETEKKCFIEEIPDETMVIGNYKTLMYDKQREQYLPSPPGLGMFVEVKDPDEKVVLSRQYAAEGRFTFTSHIPGEHQICLHSNSTKISLFASGVLRVHLDIQVGEHANDYVEIAAKDKLSELQLRVRQLIEQVEQIQKEQNYQRYREERFRGTSESTNQRVLWWSIVQTLILILTGIWQMRHLKSFFEAKKLV; the protein is encoded by the exons ATGGCGGTGGGTGGATGGCTGCATTGCTTGTTGCTGTTTCTTTTTACCGCCACCCTGTGCTCCGGCCTTTACTTCCACATTGGGGAAACAGAGAAGAAATGCTTCATTGAGGAGATACCCGACGAGACTATGGTCATAG GTAATTACAAAACATTAATGTATGACAAACAGAGGGAGCAGTATTTGCCATCTCCTCCAGGGCTGGGAATGTTTGTGGAAGTGAAAGATCCTGATGAAAAG GTTGTTCTCTCACGACAGTATGCTGCTGAGGGACGATTCACATTCACCTCTCACATTCCAGGAGAACATCAGATCTGCCTGCACTCTAATTCCACCAAAATCTCTCTCTTTGCATCAGGAGTCCTG CGAGTTCATTTGGACATTCAGGTCGGTGAACATGCAAATGACTATGTTGAAATTGCAGCAAAGGACAAGCTCTCAGAGCTTCAGCTTCGAGTAAGGCAACTGATTGAACAAGTGGAGCAAATACAGAAAGAGCAGAACTACCAGCGA TATCGGGAGGAACGATTCCGGGGAACTAGTGAAAGCACCAATCAGAGAGTATTGTGGTGGTCAATTGTGCAAACGCTGATACTTATCCTGACTGGAATCTGGCAGATGAGACACTTGAAAAGCTTCTTTGAGGCCAAGAAACTTGTATAG